Proteins found in one Strix aluco isolate bStrAlu1 chromosome 29, bStrAlu1.hap1, whole genome shotgun sequence genomic segment:
- the PGPEP1 gene encoding pyroglutamyl-peptidase 1 isoform X1, translating to MKSQAARIDSCWVFTPASPASSLGLGGGMEGGQSSAPIKSGLVHFIHSPGSIAGSSTSSLCTRDFANKSSSPPPGPPAACAMPRVLRDVRAALTCLLLLLLLASVELRPPPWDEDRVQLEAIKKGILERLGMPAPPVIRHRLDQESIRRAQRLYQQKVAELTGNRSREEEEEEEGAMPRTRHLHRLTPTLLRWPDTPRGHQDPPGDRDPPGDQDPRAPYRYHLLLSRTETFHRQLRVVQAELKLFKQSLASPGMSPFDASVSPRVSIYTLRGAHGTPQLLRSQELDRDALSLDLTAAVQPWATGPEDTLRLELAFTANISALLATSEGETLVLEVETHETTGRGARRARGLEEECGKSDGKCCLKSLKVSFQDIGWSDWVIAPNSYYMRFCEGSCPHNYKPASMHAQIKARMHSLSKATPPPCCVPAGYDPMVLMHYDGEGRLVSTLFEDMLVTKCHCA from the exons ATGAAGTCCCAGGCGGCGAGGATTGATTCCTGCTGGGTGTTTACTCCGGCGTCACCCGCCAGCAGCCTGGGACTGGGAGGGGGGATGGAGGGCGGGCAAAGTTCGGCTCCTATAAAGTCAGGTCTGGTCCACTTCATTCATTCCCCTGGAAGCATCGCCGGGAGCAGCACGTCCAGCCTTTGCACAAGAGATTTTGCAAATAAATCCTCCTCCCCCCCACCGGGACCGCCGGCTGCCTGCGCGATGCCGAGGGTGCTGCGGGACGTCAGGGCCGCCCTCACCTGccttctgctcctgctgcttctcgCCAGCGTGGAGCTGAGACCCCCCCCGTGGGACGAGGACAGGGTCCAGCTGGAAGCCATCAAAAAGGGGATCCTGGAGCGGTTGGGGATGCCGGCTCCCCCCGTCATCCGGCACCGCCTGGACCAGGAGAGCATCCGGCGGGCGCAGCGGCTGTACCAGCAGAAAGTGGCCGAGCTGACGGGGAACCGgagccgggaggaggaggaggaggaggagggagccatGCCCAGGACCAGGCACCTGCATCGCCTGACCCCCACAT TGCTGCGCTGGCCAGACACCCCCCGGGGACACCAGGACCCCCCAGGAGACCGGGACCCCCCGGGAGACCAGGACCCCCGTGCTCCCTACCGCTACCATCTTCTCCTCTCCCGCACCGAGACTTTCCATCGGCAGCTCCGGGTGGTGCAGGCGGAGCTGAAGCTCTTCAAGCAGTCGCTGGCATCCCCTGGCATGTCCCCGTTTGATGCCTCAGTGTCCCCCCGGGTCAGCATCTACACGCTGCGGGGGGCTCACGGGACCCCCCAGCTCCTGCGTAGCCAAGAGCTGGACCGTGATGCCCTGAGCCTGGACCTCACGGCGGCCGTCCAGCCTTGGGCTACTGGTCCCGAGGACACACTGCGCCTGGAGCTGGCCTTCACGGCCAACATCTCAGCCTTGCTGGCCACCTCGGAGGGCGAGACGCTGGTGCTGGAGGTGGAAACTCATGAGACCACAGGCCGGGGGGCCAGGAGAGCgcgggggctggaggaggagtgtgggaagagcgATGGGAAGTGTTGCCTCAAGTCGCTCAAGGTCTCCTTCCAGGACATCGGCTGGTCAGACTGGGTCATCGCCCCCAACAGCTACTACATGAGGTTCTGCGAAGGTTCCTGTCCCCACAACTACAAGCCGGCCAGCATGCACGCCCAGATCAAGGCCCGCATGCACTCCCTCTCCAAAGCCACCCCGCCGCCCTGCTGCGTCCCCGCCGGCTACGACCCCATGGTGCTGATGCACTACGATGGCGAGGGCAGGCTGGTCTCCACCCTCTTCGAGGACATGCTGGTCACCAAGTGCCACTGTGCCTGA